Proteins encoded together in one Balearica regulorum gibbericeps isolate bBalReg1 chromosome 3, bBalReg1.pri, whole genome shotgun sequence window:
- the LOC142601213 gene encoding spermatogenesis-associated protein 7 homolog → MVPTYSMTGLFRGHMSLKSSPFSPGSSCKLSNQYIIQDHMAAHYKKLMSAKGAVDSSAPKSLHTSVKYKDQQKRDRLIQALEKYKKHLVHGLPTSPFNSRSVSPSQQKARWSLLENGHLYVMSGQNNRSRTKREQPPSASFQKFTSRTLMPAPTARKTIQNTARHALSQTPGHNSGTDRSSASPLLQPHVHLGSHTRKNALQNSLNKTYSGDLLDKHSIYFTEKKQRFTPQILKTSHQSFLVKQRYYNPPPKRKSSSSGRPSLKSAGISNEKKGELHRFLEDAHVRPHSDHFTQQPVQNHELWIPDSEMPLSPGSQLEEKEEEELQFLQDLTNDILIRSCYHKKALEDVFQMHIKSKRHNLDEVSKKHLLLNTLSSSVEMLYINAEQQFMADRLLHNLNARRGETTSTKAAGRVFSMEDW, encoded by the exons ATGGTGCCTACGTACTCCATGACGGGACTTTTCAGAGGACACATGAGTCTGAAAAGTAGCC CTTTTTCTCCTGGATCTTCCTGCAAGCTCTCCAACCAGTACATCATTCAAGATCACATGGCTGCTCATTACAAGAAACTGATGTCTGCCAAAG GTGCTGTTGATTCATCTGCACCAAAGAGTTTGCATACCAGTGTTAAAT ACAAGGATCAGCAGAAAAGAGACAGACTAATTCAAGCCCTTGAGAAATACAAAAAGCATCTTGTACATGGTCTTCCTACCTCACCGTTCAACTCCAGAAGTGTTTCTCCAAGCCAGCAGAAG GCAAGGTGGTCACTGTTGGAAAACGGTCACCTATATGTGATGTCTGGTCAGAACAACCGTTCCAGGACAAAGAGAGAGCAGCCCCCCTCCGCATCTTTTCAGAAGTTCACTTCAAGGACTCTGATGCCAGCTCCTACTGCAAGAAAGACTATCCAAAATACTGCTCGGCATGCTTTGTCTCAGACTCCTGGTCACAACTCTGGTACAGACAGATCATCTGCTTCACCACTTCTGCAGCCTCATGTGCATTTAGGCAGTCACACCAGGAAGAATGCATTACAAaactctttaaataaaacatactcTGGGGACCTCCTTGACAAACATTCAATTTActtcacagaaaagaagcagcGTTTTACCCCTCAAATCTTAAAGACATCACACCAATCCTTTCTTGTAAAACAGAGGTATTATAATCCTCCTCCCAAAAGAAAGAGCTCCTCCTCTGGCAGACCATCACTTAAATCAGCAGGCATcagtaatgaaaagaaaggagagttGCACAG atttttagAAGATGCGCATGTGAGACCACATTCGGATCACTTTACTCAGCAGCCAGTTCAG AACCATGAATTATGGATTCCCGATTCTGAAATGCCACTTTCTCCAGGATCACAACTTGAAGAAAA AGAAGAAGAGGAGCTTCAATTTCTTCAAGATCTTACAAATGATATTTTGATTAGAAGTTGTTATCACAAAAA ggcatTGGAAGATGTATTTCAAATGCACATTAAAAGTAAGAGGCATAACCTTGATGAGGTGAGCAAAAAACATCTATTATTAAATACTCTGTCATCTTCAGTAGAAATGTTGTACATCAATGCTGAGCAACAATTTATGGCAGATCGACTGCTACACAATTTAAATGCAAGGCGAGGAGAAACTACTTCtacaaaagcagcaggaagggTGTTTTCCATGGAGGACTGGtaa